From Cellulomonas fimi ATCC 484, a single genomic window includes:
- a CDS encoding low temperature requirement protein A, with product MTSTGRLGTGGGRIGMRADVLRHGDGHDGSRVGYVELFFDLVFVFAVTQLSHLLIAHPDGEHLVQTLILGWAVWWLWMDTTWVTNWLDPERLPVRAMLLVLMLLGLLMSSAIPEAFGDKALLFAVPYVVIQMGRTLFTAWAMGRHWPANALNFVRITVWLSVSSAFWVAGALLDEQRLLLWVVAALIDATGPRAMFWVPGMRGTHASTWEVRGDHMAERVALFMIISLGESIIVTGTAFGDLTVTPVTIVAFLAAFVSTVLMWLLFFDRSERRATEFFVSRDETGMVAQTAYTYVPFLLVMGIVATAVADELVLLHPEGHHGATDGWTAWLMCGAAAVYLLGNTLFRRATGGRWSAWHLGGGAAALALVLLAPVVTPLTLSWLTNTVLLTVILGDVAVARRATTATRAREGDRATA from the coding sequence GCGGACGGATCGGGATGCGTGCCGACGTGCTGCGGCACGGCGACGGCCACGACGGCAGCCGCGTCGGCTACGTCGAGCTGTTCTTCGACCTGGTGTTCGTGTTCGCGGTGACGCAGCTGTCGCACCTGCTGATCGCGCACCCGGACGGCGAGCACCTGGTGCAGACGCTGATCCTCGGCTGGGCGGTCTGGTGGCTGTGGATGGACACCACGTGGGTGACGAACTGGCTGGACCCGGAGCGGCTGCCGGTGCGGGCGATGCTCCTCGTCCTCATGCTGCTGGGACTGCTCATGTCGAGCGCGATCCCGGAGGCGTTCGGCGACAAGGCGCTGCTGTTCGCGGTGCCGTACGTCGTCATCCAGATGGGGCGCACGCTGTTCACGGCGTGGGCGATGGGCCGGCACTGGCCGGCCAACGCCCTGAACTTCGTGCGGATCACGGTCTGGTTGTCGGTGTCGAGCGCCTTCTGGGTCGCGGGTGCCCTGCTCGACGAGCAGCGGCTGCTGCTGTGGGTCGTCGCGGCGCTGATCGACGCCACGGGTCCGCGGGCGATGTTCTGGGTGCCCGGCATGCGCGGCACGCACGCGTCGACGTGGGAGGTCCGCGGCGACCACATGGCGGAGCGCGTGGCGCTGTTCATGATCATCAGCCTCGGCGAGTCGATCATCGTGACGGGCACCGCGTTCGGTGACCTCACGGTGACGCCGGTGACGATCGTCGCGTTCCTCGCGGCGTTCGTGTCGACCGTCCTCATGTGGCTGCTGTTCTTCGACCGGTCGGAGCGGCGCGCGACGGAGTTCTTCGTGTCGCGCGACGAGACCGGGATGGTCGCGCAGACGGCCTACACGTACGTGCCGTTCCTGCTGGTCATGGGCATCGTCGCGACCGCGGTCGCCGACGAGCTGGTGCTGCTGCACCCCGAGGGCCACCACGGCGCGACCGACGGGTGGACGGCCTGGCTCATGTGCGGGGCCGCGGCGGTCTACCTGCTCGGCAACACGCTTTTCCGGCGCGCGACGGGCGGGCGCTGGTCCGCGTGGCACCTCGGCGGCGGGGCCGCGGCGCTCGCGCTCGTGCTGCTCGCGCCCGTCGTCACTCCGCTCACGCTGTCGTGGCTGACGAACACGGTGCTGCTCACCGTCATCCTCGGGGACGTCGCGGTCGCCCGACGGGCGACCACCGCCACCCGGGCCCGTGAGGGCGACCGGGCGACGGCGTAG